ATATTCCTTTCAATTCCACTACCAAGACAATCCCAGAAGGAAGTATCAAAATTCTTTCTTATAATGTAATGAATTTCAGCAATTTGGAAAAGAAAGACGGAAAGAATCCAATCTTATCATACCTGGTTAACAGCAAAGCAGATATTATCTGTTTGCAAGAATATAATGCAGCGCAGAATAAGAAATATCTGACAGAAGCAGACATCAAAAAAGCATTGAAAGCATATCCCTATTATTCCGTTCGCCGACAAAACAGAAGCGACGTACAGCTTGCCTGTTTTTCTAAATATCCCATACTTTCAGTATCTCCCATTGATTATGAAAGTACATACAATGGTTCCGTCAAATATGTGCTGGCAGTGAATAATGACACAGTCACTCTGATTAACAACCATTTGGAGTCCAACAAACTTACCAAGGAAGACCGGGGAATGTATGAGGATATGATTAAGGACCCGAACGCCAAGAAGGTAAAAACCGGACTTCGGCAACTGGTCAAAAAATTAGCGGAAGCATCAGCCATCCGCGCTTCGCAGGCAGACTCCGTAAACAAAGCCATTACAGAAAGCAAATATCCGACTATTATAGCGTGTGGTGATTTCAACGACGGCTCTATCTCGTATACTCACCGTATCCTGACTCAAAAATTGGACGACGCATTTACCCAATCCGGCAAAGGATTAGGAATCTCGTATAATCAGAACAAATTCTATTTCCGTATCGACAATATCCTGATAAGCCCTAACCTGAAAGCTTATAACTGCACCGTAGACCGATCTATAAAGGCTTCGGACCACTATCCTATCTGGTGCCATATCAGCAAGCGATAAAAACTGTAAACTCTAATATAAAACACTTATGATGATTAAAAAAACACTAACCATTTTAGCTGCAAGTTGCATGATGTACTCCTGTACTACAAAAACAGAAAGTAATCCTTTCTTTACAGAGTTTCAAACAGAGTATGGTGTTCCTTCTTTTGATAAGATTAAACTGGAACATTACGAACCCGCCTTCCTGAAAGGTATCGAAGAACAAAATCAGAACATCGAGGCTATCATCGAGAGCCCGGAAGTTCCAACATTTGAAAATACAATCGTAGCGCTGGACAACAGTGCTCCCATTTTAGACCGTGTCAGTGCTATCTTTTTCAATATGACAGACGCAGAAACGACCGATTCGCTGACCGAGTTGTCTATCAAACTGGCTCCGGTTCTTTCGGAACACGAAGATAATATTTCCTTGAACCAGACACTTTTCAAACGGATAAACGATGTCTATCAACAAAAAGACTCATTGAACCTGACAATAGAACAACAACGACTGCTAGACAAGACCTATAAAAGCTTTGTCCGCTCCGGAGCCAACCTCGACACAAAACAACAAGCCCGCCTCCGTGAAATCAACAAGGAACTTTCTACACTCGGTATCACCTTCAGCAACAATGTATTGAACGAGAATAATGCTTTCCAACTTTTCGTTGACAAGCAGGAAGACCTTGCCGGCCTGCCGGAATGGTTCTGCCAAAGTGCCGCCGAAGAGGCTAAAGCTGCCGGACAACCGGGAAAATGGTTGTTTACTCTACATAACGCCAGCCGCCTGCCCTTCCTGCAGTATTCAGAAAACCGCCCACTCCGTGAGAAGATGTATAAAGCATATATCAACCGTGGAAATAATAACGATAAGAACGACAATAAAGAAGTAATCAGCAAAATCATTTCCCTCCGTCTGGAAAAGGCGAACTTATTGGGTTTCGATTGCTATGCCAACTTCGTGTTAGACGAAACCATGGCTAAAAATGCTAATAACGTAATGGACCTCCTGAATAATCTATGGAGCTACGCCCTGCCAAAAGCGAAATCGGAGGCCGCAGAACTTCAGCAACTTATGGACAAGGAAGGCAAAGGTGAAAAACTGGAAGCATGGGACTGGTGGTACTACACCGAAAAACTCAGAAAAGAGAAATACAACCTGTCCGAAGAAGACACGAAACCTTACTTCAAATTGGAAAATGTCCGCGAAGGTGCTTTTGCCGTAGCTAATAAACTATATGGTATCACCCTAAGCAAGCTGGAAGATATCCCTACTTATCACCCTGATGTAGAAGTGTTTGAAGTAAAAGACGTCGATGGTTCCCAACTCGGTATCTTCTATGTAGACTACTTCCCACGTCCCGGAAAAAGCGGCGGAGCATGGATGAGCAACTACCGCGAACAAAGTGGGCCAATCCGTCCGCTAGTATGCAATGTTTGCAGCTTTACCAAACCGATAGGTGACACCCCTTCTCTACTCACAATGGATGAAGTGGAAACACTGTTTCACGAGTTCGGACATGCACTGCACGGCTTGCTCACCCAATGCAAATACAAAGGAACTTCCGGCACCAATGTTGTACGTGATTTTGTAGAACTTCCCTCTCAAATCAACGAACATTGGGCAACCGAACCGGAAGTGTTGAAAATGTATGCCAAACATTATGCTACCGGTAAAGTAATCCCCGATGAAATCATCGAAAAAATACTTCAGCAGAAAACATTCAACCAAGGATTCATGACTACCGAACTGCTGGCTGCCGCTATCCTTGACATGAACCTGCACATGCTGAAAGATGTAAAGAATTTAGATGTTGTTTCGTACGAAAAAGAAGCTATGGACAAGCTCAATCTTATCTCTGAAATTGCCCCACGTTACCGTGTGACTTACTTCAATCACATCATCGGCGGATATGCAGCCGGCTATTACAGTTACCTGTGGGCTAACGTACTGGATAACGACGCCTTTGAAGCTTTCAAAGAGCATGGAATCTTCGACAAAAACACCGCCGAATTGTTCCGTCGGAACGTGTTGGAGAAGGGTGACAGCGAAGACCCGATGACTCTCTACAAAAATTTCCGTGGCACAGAACCGAGCATGGAGCCACTGCTGAAAAACAGAGGAATGAAATAAATCGGTAAAAAAGCCCTTAAACATCAAATATTTGAGGGCTTATTACACATGAATGTGAAAAAAAAACTATATTTGCAGCCTTGTATGCGGCAAAAAGGACTTGTGTACGACAGAATTTAACTGAAAATTAAATTAAAAAAGTAATCATCATAAATTAAAAGTAAAATGCAAAACAAAGGATTTGTAAAGGTTTTTGCGGTATTACTCACGCTGGTATGCGTGTTCTACCTCTCCTTCTCCTTCGTAACACGCCATTATAACAACAAGGCGAAAGAAATTGCGAACGGCGACATGAAAGTAGAACAAGACTACCTTGACTCTCTCTCCAATGAGAAGGTCTGGCTGGGTAACTGGACGCTGAAACAATGTCGTGAAATGGAGATTAGTTTAGGTTTGGACCTGAAAGGTGGTATGAATGTTATCCTTGAAGTTTCTGTACCTGATGTTATTAAAGCACTGGCTGACAACAAGCCGGACGAAGCTTTCAATAACGCATTGGCAACAGCAGCAAAACAGGCTATCAACAGTCAGGATGATGTAATCACCCTGTTTGTCAAAGAATACCACAGAATTGCTCCGGACGCGAAACTTTCCGAACTATTCGCTACACAACAGTTGAAAGACAAGGTTAGCCAGAAATCAACGGATGCGGAAGTTGAAAAAGTATTGAGAGAAGAAGTAAAAGCGGCTGTTGAGAACTCATTCAACGTACTTCGTACCCGTATCGACCGCTTTGGTGTGGTTCAACCGAACATCCAGAGCCTGGAAGACAAAATGGGACGTATCATGGTAGAATTGCCGGGTATCAAAGAACCGGAACGTGTGAGAAAACTTCTTCAAGGTTCGGCTAACCTGGAATTCTGGGAAACATATACCGCCAAAGAAATTCTTCCGGCTATGCAGTCAGCAGACGCTAAATTGCGTGCAGTGTTAACTCAGGAAACAACTACTGATTCTGTTACAACAGACACTACAAAAGCTGCTGTTCTTACCGAAGCAACTCCGACTAAGAAAGCCGTAAGTGCTGCCGACAGCCTTGCTGCCGCTCTGAAAGGAGACGCCAAACAAGATGATGCAACTGCTGCGAACATGGAAGAGATCAAGAAACAGTATCCTTTGCTGTCTATACTGCAATTAAACTCTAGTGGGCAGGGTCCGGTTATCGGATATGCAAACTACAAGGACACTGCAGACATTAACAAATATCTGGCTATGCCGGAAATCAAAGCAGAACTTCCAAAAGACCTCCGTCTGAAATGGGGTGTTTCTCCTTCCGAATTTGACAAAAAAGGTCAGACTTTCGAATTGTATGCAATCAAATCTACCGAACGCAACGGCAAAGCTCCGTTGGAAGGTGACGTAGTAACAGATGCCAAAGACGAATTCGACCAGTACAGCAAACCGGCTGTCAGCATGTCTATGAATTCTGACGGTGCACGCCGTTGGGCTCAACTGACCAAACAGAATATCGGTCGTGCTATCGCTATCGTTCTTGATAACTATGTATATTCTGCACCGAACGTAAACACTGAGATCACAGGCGGACGTTCACAGATTACAGGTCATTTCACTCCGGAGCAGGCAAAGGACTTAGCTAACGTATTGAAATCAGGTAAGATGCCGGCTCCGGCTCACATCGTACAAGAAGATATCGTAGGTCCGTCACTGGGTCAGGAATCTATCAATGCGGGTATCTTCTCATTTGTTGTTGCTTTGATTCTGTTGATGATTTATATGTGCTCTATGTATGGCATCATCCCGGGTATGGTTGCCAATGGGGCATTGATCCTCAACTTCTTCTTTACACTGGGAATCCTTTCGTCCTTCCAGGCTGCGCTGACAATGTCCGGTATTGCCGGTATGGTGTTGTCACTGGGTATGGCAGTGGATGCGAACGTACTTATCTATGAACGTACAAAAGAAGAACTTCGCGCAGGTAAGGGAGTGAAGAAAGCACTTGCTGACGGTTATTCCAACGCATTCTCGGCTATCTTTGACTCTAACTTGACATCTATCATTACAGGTATCATCCTATTCAACTTCGGTACCGGTCCGATCCGTGGTTTTGCTACGACATTGATTATCGGTATCCTTGTATCCTTCTTTACAGCTGTGTTCATGACTCGTCTGGTTTACGAACACTTCATGAGTAAAGATAAGTGGCTGGGGCTGACATTTACAACTAAGATTTCAAAGAACCTGATGACCAATACACGTTTCGATTTTATGGGTACGAACAAGAAGTCCCTTATTATCGTCAGTGCAGTAATTATCGTTTGTATCAGCTCATTTGCAATCCGTGGCTTGAGTCAGAGTATCGACTTCACCGGTGGACGTAACTTCAAGGTACAGTTCGAAAACCCGGTTGAACCGGAACAAGTACGCGAGCTAATTGCCAGCAAGTTCGGTGATGCTAACGTAAGTGTTATCGCTATCGGTACAGATAAGAAAACAGTACGTATCAGCACAAACTACCGCATCGAAGATGCAGGTAACAACGTGGACTCAGAAATTGAATCATACTTGTATGAAACTCTGAAACCGGTACTGACTCAAAACATTTCTTTGGAAACTTTCATCGATCGTGACAATCATACCGGTGGTAGTATCGTAAGTTCACAGAAAGTAGGTCCGAGTATCGCAGACGATATTAAGACAGGTGCTATCTACTCTGTTGTATTGGCATTGCTTGCTATCGGCCTGTACATCTTACTCCGTTTCCGTAACATTGCTTACAGTATCGGCTCTATTGTGGCCTTGAGTTGTGACACCATTATGATTATCGGTGCTTACTCACTGTTCTGGGGCATCCTGCCGTTCTCTCTGGAAATTGACCAGACATTTATCGGTGCTATCCTGACGGCTATCGGTTACTCTATTAATGATAAAGTGGTAATCTTCGACCGTGTACGCGAGTTCTTCGGCCTGTATCCGAAACGTGACAAACGTCAGTTGTTCAACGACTCTTTGAACACTACACTTGCACGTACTATCAATACATCATTGAGTACATTGATCGTGTTACTGTGTATCTTCATCCTCGGTGGTGATTCAATCCGCAGTTTCGCATTCGCAATGATTCTCGGTGTTGTTATCGGTACATTGTCTTCACTGTTCATTGCATCTCCGATTGCATACAACATGATGAAGAACAAAAAAGTTGTAGTACCGGCAGCTACGGAAGAATAATAAAGTCCAGAAATAGAAAAAGCCTCTTCCGGATGTTCGGAAGAGGCTTTTTCTATTGATTATTAAAACAAATATAAGCTATAAGACGTTAATCTTGAAAGAAGCTATTGTAAAACTTAAAACTTGATACAGCATGAAAGCCTACAACACAACTTCCTATAGATTCCTCTTTGTAGTAGCCTCGAGGGGAATCGAACCCCTATCTAAAGTTTAGGAAACTTCTATTCTATCCGTTGAACTACAAGGCCGTTATAAATTTGCTTGCAAAGATAACGGTTTCTGTTGATTTAACAAGAATAAAAATAAAGGTTCCTTCCAGACACTTCAAATATTCAGCGTCAATAGGGCAATAAAGACTGATTTATTTTGATAATTCGATTAACTTTCCGACCTTTGTACTCACAAATTGAAAGTAAAAATAGTTTTTAAATTAAATATAGTAATTAAAATTATGGCAGACGAAATGATGGTTAAAGAATTGGAGGAAGTCGTAGTACGTTTCTCCGGCGACTCCGGCGATGGCATGCAGCTGGCCGGCAACATCTTCTCGAACATGTCGGCTACGGTAGGAAATGACATCTGTACATTCCCCGATTACCCGGCAGACATCCGCGCTCCGCAAGGTTCGTTAACCGGGGTTTCCGGTTTTCAAGTACACATCGGCGCCGGGCAAGTTTACACTCCCGGAGACCGTTGTCACGTATTGGTAGCAATGAATCCTTCCGCACTAAAAACACAAATCAAATTCTGTAAACCGCAAGGACTTATCATCACCGACTCCGACTCATTCGAAGCCAGAGATTTAGAAAAGGCACAATTCAAGACTGACAATCCTTTCGAAGAATTGGGTGTTAAGCAAGAAGTACTTGAAGTACCTATTTCTTCCATGTGTAAAGAAAGCCTGAAGGATTCAGGACTGGACAACAAATCCGTTCTCCGTTGTAAAAATATGTTCGCGCTGGGGTTAGTTTGTTGGTTGTTCAACCGTAACCTGGCAGCAGCCGAGAAAATGCTGCGCGAGAAATTCGCCAAAAAGCCCGAAATTGCAGAAGCCAACATCAAGGTATTGAACGACGGTTTCAACTACGGAGCCAACACTCACGCTTCTGTCTCTACTTATAAGATCGAAAGCAAAGCTCCAAAATCCAAAGGACTTTATACAGATATTAATGGTAATAAGGCAACGTCATACGGCTTGATAGCTGCAGCCGAGAAAGCTGGTCTGGAACTCTACTTGGGTTCTTATCCTATCACTCCGGCCACTGACATTCTGCACGAATTAGCCAAACATAAATCACTGGGCGTAAAAACCGTACAGTGCGAAGACGAAATCGCAGGTTGTGCATCTGCTGTCGGTGCAGCTTTTGCCGGTGCCCTGGCAGTAACTACGACTTCCGGCCCGGGCGTCTGCCTGAAAAGTGAGGCAATGAACCTTGCCGTTATCGGCGAACTTCCACTAGTGATCGTCAACGTACAGCGTGGCGGACCGTCTACCGGTCTTCCTACGAAATCAGAACAGACCGACTTACTGCAAGCTCTCTACGGACGTAACGGTGAAAGCCCGATGCCCGTCATTGCTGCAACATCACCGACCAACTGTTTTGATGCTGCATATATGGCAGCTAAAATCGCTTTGGAACACATGACTCCGGTTGTACTGTTGACTGATGCTTTTGTAGCTAACGGCTCTGCAGCCTGGAAACTTCCTAACTTGGATGAATATCCTGCTATCAATCCACCGTATGTAACTCCTGATATGGCAGGAAACTGGACCCCGTACCAACGTAACGAAGAAACTGGTGTACGCTATTGGGCTATCCCGGGAACAGAGGGCTTCATGCATCGTATCGGTGGTCTTGAAAAGAGTAACGAAACAGGTGCAATCTCTACCGAACCGGAAAATCACAATAAAATGGTTCACCTTCGTCAAGCCAAAGTGGACAAAATTGCAGACTACATCCCCGAGCTCGAAGTATTGGGCGACAAAGATGCAGATTTGCTGATTGTAGGCTGGGGTGGTACTTACGGCCATCTCCGTCTGGCTATGGACTATATGCGCGAACATGGAAAGAAAGTGGCTTTCGCCCACTTCCAATATATCAACCCGCTACCGAAGAACACGGCTGACGTATTACGTAAATATAAAAAGATCGTGGTAGCTGAACAGAACTTGGGACAATTTGCAGGTTACCTGCGCATGAAAGCACCCGGACTGAACATCAGCCAGTTCAACCAAGTGAAAGGACAGCCTTTCATTACGAGAGAATTGATAGATGCATTTACTAAATTATTGGAGGAATAAGAGATGAGCGATAAAGTATATACCGTACAAGATTATAAATCAGGCCAGCCCCGCTGGTGTCCGGGATGCGGTGACCACGCTTTCCTGAATTCACTGCATAAGGCTATGGCCGAACTGGGAACAGCTCCGCATGATATTGCCGTAATTTCGGGTATCGGTTGTTCTTCCCGTCTGCCTTACTATGTAAATACGTATGGCTTCCACACTATACACGGACGTGCAGCCGCTATTGCAACAGGAGCCAAAGTAGCTAATCCCAATTTGACTATCTGGCAGATTTCCGGTGACGGTGATGGCCTGGCAATCGGTGGTAACCACTTCATCCACGCTGTCCGCCGTAACATTGACTTGAATATGATTCTGCTGAACAACCGCATTTACGGTTTGACCAAGGGACAATATTCACCGACTTCCGAACGTGGATTTGTCAGTAAATCATCTCCTTACGGAACAGTAGAAGACCCATTCCATCCGGCAGAACTTGCTTTCGGTGCACGTGGACGTTTCTTTGCACGCTGTATCGCTGTAGACGGTGCCGCTTCCGTAGAAGTATTGAAAGCAGCAGCCGCTCATAAAGGTGCTTCGGTTGTCGAAGTTCTGCAAAACTGTGTTATTTTCAACGACGGAACTCATGCCAGCGTTGCAACCAAAGAAGGACGTGCCAAGAACGCGATCTATCTGGAACATGGTAAACCGATGTTGTTCGGTGAAAACAAAGAATTCGGATTAATGCAGGAAGGTTTCGGACTGAAAGTAGTGAAACTCGGTGAAAACGGTATCACAGAAAAAGATATTCTTATCCACGATGCACACTGCCAGGACAATACACTTCAACTGAAACTGGCCTTGATGGAAGGTCCCGACTTCCCGATTGCACTCGGTGTAATCCGCGATGTAGATGCTCCGACCTACAATGATGCAGTTACAGAACAAATCGAAGAAATCAAAGGCAAGAAGAAATACCACAATTTCCAAGAGCTGTTGATGACTAATGATACTTGGGAAGTGAAGTAAATTCATAATTTATCTAATAACAAAGGCGTAGAGTGAGAACTGGTTCTCTTTCTACGCCTTTATTTATTATCCACCATAATTCAGCCATTCTGCCGATCAAACTATGTACGAACTCTCTTGAGATGAGCAGAGCAATTCCCCTACCGCCATATGGAATTTGAAATTCATAAAATATATCCTTTTATTCTATTGATAGATATCCGTTCCAAATGCCCAACCCAAATAATTTGCCTCCAGCACCTTATCTACTTTATCAAACACGACTGTGAATGGATGCTTCAAGTTACAATGAAGATTAGTTATTTGCTTCTCATTTGCTTTGACCTTCAGTTTATTTCCTTGCTTTTCAATAATACAGTTGTATCCGACAACCGAGCCGTCCGGACGTTCTACAATAAAGGCGTTAGTAAGCATAGATTCAGCAATACACTTGAATACTTCGTGCACATCGTTATCCTGTGTATTAATTGTCTGCCAATCACTAACCATATTCACATATTGTTCACCTATAATAAATTCGCGTGTATCATAGAGTTCAGGATGTGGATTTCCAAAACTCAATGAATCTTGTGTCACATGTGTA
The nucleotide sequence above comes from Bacteroides caccae. Encoded proteins:
- a CDS encoding endonuclease/exonuclease/phosphatase family protein, which encodes MEHIGKIVAYLILAINAFFVGTLILSAYSPYLNPKLNPLSSGLGLAFPLFLVINIAFIIFWVFINYRYALVPLIGFLVCFPQIRTYIPFNSTTKTIPEGSIKILSYNVMNFSNLEKKDGKNPILSYLVNSKADIICLQEYNAAQNKKYLTEADIKKALKAYPYYSVRRQNRSDVQLACFSKYPILSVSPIDYESTYNGSVKYVLAVNNDTVTLINNHLESNKLTKEDRGMYEDMIKDPNAKKVKTGLRQLVKKLAEASAIRASQADSVNKAITESKYPTIIACGDFNDGSISYTHRILTQKLDDAFTQSGKGLGISYNQNKFYFRIDNILISPNLKAYNCTVDRSIKASDHYPIWCHISKR
- a CDS encoding 2-oxoacid:ferredoxin oxidoreductase subunit beta, translated to MSDKVYTVQDYKSGQPRWCPGCGDHAFLNSLHKAMAELGTAPHDIAVISGIGCSSRLPYYVNTYGFHTIHGRAAAIATGAKVANPNLTIWQISGDGDGLAIGGNHFIHAVRRNIDLNMILLNNRIYGLTKGQYSPTSERGFVSKSSPYGTVEDPFHPAELAFGARGRFFARCIAVDGAASVEVLKAAAAHKGASVVEVLQNCVIFNDGTHASVATKEGRAKNAIYLEHGKPMLFGENKEFGLMQEGFGLKVVKLGENGITEKDILIHDAHCQDNTLQLKLALMEGPDFPIALGVIRDVDAPTYNDAVTEQIEEIKGKKKYHNFQELLMTNDTWEVK
- the secDF gene encoding protein translocase subunit SecDF, with amino-acid sequence MQNKGFVKVFAVLLTLVCVFYLSFSFVTRHYNNKAKEIANGDMKVEQDYLDSLSNEKVWLGNWTLKQCREMEISLGLDLKGGMNVILEVSVPDVIKALADNKPDEAFNNALATAAKQAINSQDDVITLFVKEYHRIAPDAKLSELFATQQLKDKVSQKSTDAEVEKVLREEVKAAVENSFNVLRTRIDRFGVVQPNIQSLEDKMGRIMVELPGIKEPERVRKLLQGSANLEFWETYTAKEILPAMQSADAKLRAVLTQETTTDSVTTDTTKAAVLTEATPTKKAVSAADSLAAALKGDAKQDDATAANMEEIKKQYPLLSILQLNSSGQGPVIGYANYKDTADINKYLAMPEIKAELPKDLRLKWGVSPSEFDKKGQTFELYAIKSTERNGKAPLEGDVVTDAKDEFDQYSKPAVSMSMNSDGARRWAQLTKQNIGRAIAIVLDNYVYSAPNVNTEITGGRSQITGHFTPEQAKDLANVLKSGKMPAPAHIVQEDIVGPSLGQESINAGIFSFVVALILLMIYMCSMYGIIPGMVANGALILNFFFTLGILSSFQAALTMSGIAGMVLSLGMAVDANVLIYERTKEELRAGKGVKKALADGYSNAFSAIFDSNLTSIITGIILFNFGTGPIRGFATTLIIGILVSFFTAVFMTRLVYEHFMSKDKWLGLTFTTKISKNLMTNTRFDFMGTNKKSLIIVSAVIIVCISSFAIRGLSQSIDFTGGRNFKVQFENPVEPEQVRELIASKFGDANVSVIAIGTDKKTVRISTNYRIEDAGNNVDSEIESYLYETLKPVLTQNISLETFIDRDNHTGGSIVSSQKVGPSIADDIKTGAIYSVVLALLAIGLYILLRFRNIAYSIGSIVALSCDTIMIIGAYSLFWGILPFSLEIDQTFIGAILTAIGYSINDKVVIFDRVREFFGLYPKRDKRQLFNDSLNTTLARTINTSLSTLIVLLCIFILGGDSIRSFAFAMILGVVIGTLSSLFIASPIAYNMMKNKKVVVPAATEE
- a CDS encoding 2-oxoacid:acceptor oxidoreductase subunit alpha produces the protein MADEMMVKELEEVVVRFSGDSGDGMQLAGNIFSNMSATVGNDICTFPDYPADIRAPQGSLTGVSGFQVHIGAGQVYTPGDRCHVLVAMNPSALKTQIKFCKPQGLIITDSDSFEARDLEKAQFKTDNPFEELGVKQEVLEVPISSMCKESLKDSGLDNKSVLRCKNMFALGLVCWLFNRNLAAAEKMLREKFAKKPEIAEANIKVLNDGFNYGANTHASVSTYKIESKAPKSKGLYTDINGNKATSYGLIAAAEKAGLELYLGSYPITPATDILHELAKHKSLGVKTVQCEDEIAGCASAVGAAFAGALAVTTTSGPGVCLKSEAMNLAVIGELPLVIVNVQRGGPSTGLPTKSEQTDLLQALYGRNGESPMPVIAATSPTNCFDAAYMAAKIALEHMTPVVLLTDAFVANGSAAWKLPNLDEYPAINPPYVTPDMAGNWTPYQRNEETGVRYWAIPGTEGFMHRIGGLEKSNETGAISTEPENHNKMVHLRQAKVDKIADYIPELEVLGDKDADLLIVGWGGTYGHLRLAMDYMREHGKKVAFAHFQYINPLPKNTADVLRKYKKIVVAEQNLGQFAGYLRMKAPGLNISQFNQVKGQPFITRELIDAFTKLLEE
- a CDS encoding M3 family metallopeptidase is translated as MIKKTLTILAASCMMYSCTTKTESNPFFTEFQTEYGVPSFDKIKLEHYEPAFLKGIEEQNQNIEAIIESPEVPTFENTIVALDNSAPILDRVSAIFFNMTDAETTDSLTELSIKLAPVLSEHEDNISLNQTLFKRINDVYQQKDSLNLTIEQQRLLDKTYKSFVRSGANLDTKQQARLREINKELSTLGITFSNNVLNENNAFQLFVDKQEDLAGLPEWFCQSAAEEAKAAGQPGKWLFTLHNASRLPFLQYSENRPLREKMYKAYINRGNNNDKNDNKEVISKIISLRLEKANLLGFDCYANFVLDETMAKNANNVMDLLNNLWSYALPKAKSEAAELQQLMDKEGKGEKLEAWDWWYYTEKLRKEKYNLSEEDTKPYFKLENVREGAFAVANKLYGITLSKLEDIPTYHPDVEVFEVKDVDGSQLGIFYVDYFPRPGKSGGAWMSNYREQSGPIRPLVCNVCSFTKPIGDTPSLLTMDEVETLFHEFGHALHGLLTQCKYKGTSGTNVVRDFVELPSQINEHWATEPEVLKMYAKHYATGKVIPDEIIEKILQQKTFNQGFMTTELLAAAILDMNLHMLKDVKNLDVVSYEKEAMDKLNLISEIAPRYRVTYFNHIIGGYAAGYYSYLWANVLDNDAFEAFKEHGIFDKNTAELFRRNVLEKGDSEDPMTLYKNFRGTEPSMEPLLKNRGMK